Within the Bremerella sp. JC817 genome, the region CACGATCAGTTCCAGGCCGAGTTCTTTGGCTCGCTTGGCTTCTTCAACGCTGGCGATGCCGCAGTCGACCGTGATCACCATGTCGGTTTCGCGGTTGGCCAGTTTCTCGAGGGCGTCGGAGTTCAGGCCGTATCCTTCATCGATTCGATGAGGAACGTAGTATGAAACGGCCGCGCCCATCAGCTTCAAGCAGCGGAACAAGATCGCGGTCGAAGTGATGCCGTCGGCGTCGTAGTCGCCGTAGATCGTGATCTTTTTATTGGCTTGAACGGCGGCATGAATCCGGGCCGAGGCTTCGCGGACGCCGGGTAGTTCTTCCGGATCGCGGAGTCCCGACAGCTTGGCGTCGAGGAACTCGCGGGCCGATTCGGCATCGCGGATGCCTCGGCAGATCAGAAGTTGAGCGACGACTGGTGGGACGTTGGCGGTGCGTTCGAGATCGCGAACCACGGCCATGTCGTGCGGCAAAATGCGCCAGGTAGCGTCCATGAGTTGGTACGTCGCTCCATCGTAAAGGGAAGAATCGGCTGAGTCTCAATTATCAGCAGGATCAGCCTGATTTCTACCCCTATGCCGAGAATCGCCGGGCTTCGGCGCGGCTTACTTCGATTTCGCCGGCAACGCCTTGGTGACCGATTCGACGACCGTTTCGCCGAGCAGGTCGTAGGCAGGCTTGGTCCAGTGAAAGCGGTCTCCGCGAGCCCACTCGCGTTTGTTGACCAGCAAGCCGTAGAAATCGTTGACCGGCACGTTCATTTCCTGCATGACTTCGGCTGCCATGCGATTGTGTTCGACGATGATCGGATTGACTTCTGCGTCCAGATCGAGCGGTTTGTCTTTAACGGTCACTGGGGTGCTGTTCGCCCAGATCAGCTTGGCGTTTGGTAGTTTCTCGCGTAGGACTTCGACGTAGGCCTTGGTGAGTGGTTGGAAGGTCCCTTCGCGGATGCGTCCATCCTGCCAGCCATGCAGGCCCATATTGAAGTGGACGACATCGTACGGTCCGCTTTCCAGGACTTCAGCCAGCTTCTTGTTGAGGTGTTCGGACTGGTGGTAGGGGTTTACCCAGGCATCGACATACGCTTTGCCCTGCAGGCCTTCAATGGCCTGTTTCATGTAGCCGTTGAGGATCGAATCGCCGATCAGCAGTACGCGTGGTCGGTCTTGGTCGACGATCTGGGCCTGATCGAGTCGCCAGCCTTTGCCGTCGGAATGAAGGCGTTTGTCGGTCTCGACCGGAGTTGCGTCCGGTTTGGGTTCGGCCGCGATCAGGCTGGTGGTCGTAAGAAGAAGCATTAGCAGGGTATGCGTCGATTTCATGGCAGGCTCGAGGGGGCAGGGGGCAGAAGGGGGGATCGCCATGAAACAGCTTGACTGGTTGCCAGGCCGGCGTCAATCAACTTTCCGGAGAGCGCATGCAATAAGCCGGGTCTAGAGAGCCCGGCTTGTGCGAGAGAAGTGATCTCGAAGGTACGCGGCAACCAACTGGTTGCGCGGAGACCTTACTTCTTCTTTTCAACGTGAACCGTGTGCTTTCGCAGCTTCGGCGAGTACTTCTTCAGACGAAGCTTTTCACCACCTGGCTTGCGGCGAAGCGAGTAGTTGTAGTCGCCCGTTTCTTCACAGACGAGGAACACGGTTTCAGCTTTTTTATTCTTCTTGGCCATGGCTGGGACCAACTACCTGCATAAGGGCAAAGGAAGGGTGCATCGAAACCCTAGTTTCTAGCAAATTGGGCCCGGAAATGAAAGGGGCAGGGGGCGTCTTCCGTGGAAAGATAGTAGCGGGCCCCTCAGCGGAATGGCATTCGCAAAAAAGTACCGGGGAGGTCGAGTACATTCGTCAAGAAAAATCGTTCAATAAGGTGAGACGATTCGCAATAAAACGCTTCTGGCGGTGCGAATCAGAGGAGAAGGAACCTAGTCAACTCATCCAAAATCAACACCGATAAGGTCTATTTTGCCCTTGCCGGGGGGTGACGAGAGGGAATCCTCGCCATAAAATACCGTCGGCGACGATTTTCCTTTTCTCGACGCCCCATTCAGTCAAATTGGTACCGATCGAACGTTCGAGGCCCTTTTCTTTCCTCGAGCTCTTTGATTTTGTTCACCGGGTGAACAGCCAGCTTGACTATGAGTTATTGGTCTCCGCTTCTAGCGTGAAGCGACGAAATCTACGGAGAATAATAATGGCTCAGCATAGCGCGGATCATGAATCGCATGAAGAAGAGCATCAGCCACGGCTGGTGAATCGCTTCGTGCTCTTTACGGCAGTCCCCTCCTGGCTGATAAGTCTGGTGGTGCATCTTGTCTTTTTCATGATCCTCCTCACCATCTTCATGCCGCCCGT harbors:
- a CDS encoding SGNH/GDSL hydrolase family protein, which encodes MKSTHTLLMLLLTTTSLIAAEPKPDATPVETDKRLHSDGKGWRLDQAQIVDQDRPRVLLIGDSILNGYMKQAIEGLQGKAYVDAWVNPYHQSEHLNKKLAEVLESGPYDVVHFNMGLHGWQDGRIREGTFQPLTKAYVEVLREKLPNAKLIWANSTPVTVKDKPLDLDAEVNPIIVEHNRMAAEVMQEMNVPVNDFYGLLVNKREWARGDRFHWTKPAYDLLGETVVESVTKALPAKSK
- the rpmG gene encoding 50S ribosomal protein L33, with the protein product MAKKNKKAETVFLVCEETGDYNYSLRRKPGGEKLRLKKYSPKLRKHTVHVEKKK